A part of Aegilops tauschii subsp. strangulata cultivar AL8/78 chromosome 2, Aet v6.0, whole genome shotgun sequence genomic DNA contains:
- the LOC109774428 gene encoding uncharacterized protein has product MDFLFNSLAAPDPASPPPEPEAAAGSSSSSPPADSGDGGGWGGFGGLLKTLTSQSETVLDAYRRDLAEFSTGLRRETDALREAAAQAARDLPSSALALDGLADIVAQGKGAIAQVAATAAASAASPPAPSDAGGPDSDPGPASGHLRYYSRFEAQLRALQSDPATFTADPEDAEDFAAWGAGFSLQERQDEIEALCYESDAVEGMVDRLVPDAVDGEVFWARYFYRVHKLKQQEDARAKLVKRVIAQEEEEDLSWEVDDEVEEEEPAKEEAIKQAPIKEEPKPEVQERENEKLEAEGRVNAVEEAGALDKEWKKADSPQPDVFGSSMVVVDKEEKEDASKLNVEESSDKKTAAEEPHSTTGDAAVKEGTKHETSDSSKDSDYSMVSRQRTATEEDLEWDEIEDLGEHEEKKGSAHGSSSAPKEELRKRLSVAEDDEDLSWDIEDDDDDKA; this is encoded by the coding sequence ATGGATTTCCTCTTCAACTCGCTCGCCGCGCCCGACCCGgcctccccgccgccggagccggaggccGCCGCGGGGTCCTCCTCGTCCTCCCCGCCCGCCGACTCCGGCGACGGGGGCGGGTGGGGCGGCTTCGGCGGGCTGCTCAAGACCCTCACCTCCCAGTCCGAGACCGTGCTGGACGCCTACCGCCGCGACCTCGCCGAGTTCAGCACCGGCCTGCGCCGCGAGACCGACGCGCTCCGCgaggccgccgcccaggcggcccgggacctcccctcctcggccctCGCGCTCGACGGCCTCGCCGACATCGTCGCCCAGGGCAAGGGCGCCATCGCCCAggtcgccgccaccgccgccgcctccgcagCCTCCCCGCCCGCGCCCTCCGACGCCGGCGGCCCCGACTCCGACCCCGGCCCCGCCTCGGGCCACCTGCGGTACTACAGCCGCTTCGAGGCGCAGCTGCGCGcgctccagtcggatccggccaCCTTCACAGCCGATCCCGAGGACGCCGAGGACTTCGCGGCCTGGGGCGCGGGGTTTAGCCTCCAGGAGAGGCAGGACGAGATCGAGGCGCTCTGCTACGAGAGCGACGCCGTGGAAGGGATGGTGGACAGGCTCGTCCCCGACGCCGTGGACGGCGAGGTGTTCTGGGCCAGGTACTTCTACCGCGTCCACAAGCTCAAGCAGCAGGAGGACGCCAGGGCCAAGCTCGTCAAGCGGGTCATCGCgcaggaggaagaggaggatTTGAGCTGGGAGGTGGATGACGAggttgaggaggaggagccggCAAAAGAGGAGGCGATCAAGCAAGCACCGATCAAAGAAGAACCGAAACCTGAAGTACAGGAAAGAGAAAATGAGAAACTGGAGGCAGAAGGCAGAGTCAATGCAGTTGAAGAGGCCGGTGCTCTGGATAAGGAATGGAAGAAGGCTGATTCACCGCAGCCGGATGTTTTCGGTAGCTCTATGGTGGTAGTCGacaaggaggagaaagaagatgCATCGAAATTGAATGTTGAAGAATCAAGTGACAAGAAAACTGCTGCTGAGGAACCACATTCTACCACTGGAGATGCTGCGGTGAAAGAAGGGACAAAGCATGAGACAAGTGACTCGAGCAAGGATAGCGACTACTCCATGGTGTCTAGACAGCGAACAGCGACCGAGGAGGATCTCGAATGGGACGAGATTGAGGATCTCGGGGAGCATGAGGAGAAGAAGGGGAGCGCTCATGGCTCAAGCTCTGCTCCAAAGGAGGAGCTACGTAAGAGGCTCAGTGTCGCAGAAGACGACGAGGATTTGAGTTGGGACattgaggatgatgatgatgataaggCCTGA